One Ranitomeya imitator isolate aRanImi1 chromosome 1, aRanImi1.pri, whole genome shotgun sequence DNA window includes the following coding sequences:
- the LOC138678774 gene encoding E3 SUMO-protein ligase ZBED1-like, translating to MAESRKRSSIWNHFHNISKTNAECNICKIKLSYRAGSTNNLHRHMRSVHPTVKIDEKSQASGHVSVLAAKPEDCASTSGTASATPHASTNPQSVAKRQSSKTRLMVHKSMTHLKQAIVDEELVAMIARDFQPFSIVEDKGFRRFTYSLNPTYNIPSRKTISQIVLPRMYDRERARLQERVTRATAVCLTTDCWTSRTTTTFFSVTCHFIENYKLVSCLLDCFEFSETHTSENLAEELLRVVKEWQIEGKVICCVSDNAANITKAIKLLNWVHHPCLAHTINLIVTDALKIVKPTLDKVKSIVEFFHKSTIATEKLKSTQQQMGMPELRLKQDCVTRWNSTYYMLKQVLESKDAVISTLAIIFATIDTLNQEEWEVVRETCIVLEPFEQATVEIRAESYLTSSKMLVLCRDLQTVTTHHQTDGTVTTLKATELVTALCASMGREFHRMEYNTLLSETSIMDPRFKKLVFNDARAVDEALKRITLAARCYISIRLGDQGEEAEEMLEMDQQTSSVWSFFDERAAGETARRNPSADAIIEVRGYVEEPIIPLSEDPLTWWEANASIYPRLVKVMAERLCIVATSVPSERVFSKTGQLITERRNLISSEKMKYLVFLNANLP from the exons ATGGCAGAAAGTCGAAAAAGAAGCAGTATTTGGAATCATTTTCATAACATCAGCAAGACAAATGCAGAATGTAACATTTGTAAAATTAAACTGTCATACCGAGCAGGGTCTACGAATAATCTTCACAGGCATATGAGAAGTGTGCATCCTACAGTGAAGATTGATGAAAAAAGTCAAGCTAGTGGTCATGTTAGTGTGCTGGCTGCCAAACCTGAAGACTGTGCCTCTACCTCAGGTACAGCATCAGCCACTCCTCATGCATCAACTAATCCCCAATCTGTAGCAAAAAGACAAAGTTCTAAAACTCGGCTTATGGTACATAAATCCATGACGCATTTAAAGCAAGCTATAGTTGATGAGGAATTGGTTGCAATGATTGCCAGAGATTTCCAACCATTTTCAATTGTGGAGGACAAGGGATTTAGAAGGTTCACTTATTCTCTAAATCCCACGTATAATATTCCAAGCAGGAAAACAATCTCTCAGATAGTCCTTCCAAGAATGTATGACAGAGAGCGTGCCAGATTGCAAGAGAGGGTTACAAGAGCTACAGCGGTTTGCCTGACAACTGACTGCTGGACATCCAGGACTACAACCACATTCTTTTCTGTTACGTGCCATTTCATAGAAAACTATAAACTGGTGTCTTGTCTTCTGGACTGTTTTGAGTTTAGTGAAACACACACTTCAGAGAACTTGGCAGAAGAACTACTAAGAGTTGTAAAAGAGTGGCAAATAGAAGGCAAAGTGATTTGCTGTGTTAGTGACAATGCAGCTAATATAACAAAAGCTATTAAACTTCTAAATTGGGTCCACCACCCATGTCTTGCACACACTATCAACCTGATCGTGACAGATGCCCTGAAGATTGTGAAGCCAACTCTAGACAAAGTGAAGTCCATAGTGGAATTTTTCCATAAAAGTACAATAGCCACAGAGAAACTGAAATCTACACAACAACAGATGGGTATGCCTGAGCTGAGGCTGAAACAAGATTGTGTGACGCGATGGAATTCAACATACTACATGCTTAAACAAGTTCTGGAGTCGAAAGATGCAGTAATTTCAACCCTGGCCATTATCTTTGCTACTATTGACACTCTAAACCAAGAAGAATGGGAAGTAGTGAGGGAGACATGCATTGTGTTGGAGCCATTTGAACAGGCCACTGTGGAGATCAGAGCAGAAAG CTACTTAACCTCCTCTAAAATGCTAGTTTTGTGCAGGGATCTCCAGACAGTCACTACACACCATCAGACAGACGGAACTGTAACCACATTAAAGGCAACAGAGTTGGTGACTGCACTCTGTGCATCCatgggcagagagttccatagaatGGAGTACAATACGCTGCTTTCTGAAACCTCCATAATGGACCCAAGGTTTAAAAAGTTGGTCTTTAATGATGCTCGAGCTGTTGATGAAGCACTCAAAAGAATAACATTAGCAGCCAGATGCTACATCAGTATCCGACTAGGAGACCAAGGGGAGGAAGCCGAAGAAATGTTAGAAATGGATCAACAAACATCTTCTGTATGGAGCTTCTTTGATGAGAGAGCAGCAGGAGAAACTGCAAGAAGGAATCCCTCTGCAGATGCCATAATTGAAGTAAGAGGCTATGTTGAAGAGCCAATTATACCACTATCTGAAGATCCACTGACCTGGTGGGAAGCCAATGCTTCAATATACCCCAGACTTGTCAAGGTGATGGCAGAAAGATTGTGCATTGTAGCAACATCTGTACCTTCTGAAAGAGTCTTCTCAAAAACAGGACAGCTAATAACAGAAAGAAGAAACCTGATCAGCTCAGAAAAAATGAAGTACCTAGTCTTTCTCAATGCCAATCTGCCCTAA